The Polyangium mundeleinium genome contains the following window.
TTTTACCTGACCGTGACCAGTTATCCCACGGCCTGGGACGCCACGTTCGTGTATCGCTCGCGCTCGCCGTTCTCGTTCCCGAGCGAGCCCGTCGCGCGGCTCTCGGCGCATGCGGCCGAATGGATCGCCGAGGGAGGCGATTTCGATGCGGGGCGGCTGTTCTTCACGCACGCCGGTGCGGGGCAGGGGGGCGTCTTCCTGCAGGAGCTTTTGGGTCTCTGACTCGTGTTTCGCCATTTTTTGCTGCTGCTGCTGCTGCTGCTGCTGCTGCTGCTGCCGCTGCTGCTGCTGCTGCTGCTGCTGCTGCTGCTGTTGCTGCTGCTGCTGCTGCTGCTGCTGCTGCCGCTGCTGCTGCTGCTGCTGCTGCTGCTGTCGCTGCTTCCGGAACGCTCGTCCTCTGTCCTCGTCCGGGGAGGGCGATTGTGCCCGCGTGCTCGGAAGGCGAAAGGCCAAGCCGTGCTCGCCGTGCTCGCCGTGCTCGCTTCGCTGCGCGCGGCTCCGCGCGGCTCCGCGCGGTGCGAGGCAAAGCCTCGCAGCCTTTCGCCTTCCTCCGCGCGCAGGCCGGGGGCAGGGGTCCCCGGTCGGGGATTCGGAGGGAAACATGGTGCTCAGGATTTATGGCGTGGCGATCGAGATGCTCAGGATGTTGCGGCCGGTCATCGAGCGGATCGGATCGAAGGATCCGAATTTGGGAGACCAGTTGCGGCGGGCGGCGACGAGCGTGCCGCTCAATCTGAGCGAGGGCGCGTATTCGCAGGGAAGGAACGAACGGGCTCGGTGGCACACGGCCATGGGCTCGGCGGCGGAGGTCCGCGCGTGCCTCGACGTGGCAGAAGCACTCGGATACGTAGATAGAGTGGACGAGGAGCTGCGCAACAAGCTGGACCATCTCGTCGGTACCCTGCATCGCCTGACCAGGCGTGAATGGCCCAGGCGTGCCGCCTCCGCTTGGGCGGCACGCCCGGCAGCAGCAGCAGCAGCAGCAGCAGCGGCAGCGGCAGCAGCAGCAGCAGCAGCAGCAGCGGCAGCGGCAGCAGCAGCGGCAGCAGCAGCAGCAGCGGCAGCGGCAGCAGCGGCGGCAGCGGCAGCGGCAGCAGCAGCGGCAGCAGCGGCAGCGGCAGCGGCAGCAGCGGCGGCAGCGGCAGCGGCAGCAGCAGCGGCAGCAGCAGCGGCAGCAGCAGCAGCAGCCACAGGCCCGACGAGCGGCGGGGGCGGGAGGAGCATCGTGGGCGCTGCGCCTTCCTGTCGACAACGAATGCCCGTTATGCGTCTCAGGGCGTCCAGCCGTTCCTATGGCACTGCGAGCGCAATGAGCTCAGCCCGCGAGAGCCGTTCACGCGGTTCCTTGGGAATCAGGCCGGCAAGCGCGGAAGGCTCTCCCTTCACGTACGGCCGGATGTCGTACGCAATGGGGAAAACTTTGTCGAGGGGGAGTTCAAGGAAACGCGCCAGTGCGTCTGGACCGTTCTGGCCGTAGTCGAAATCGTGATAGCGGGCGAGCGTGAACCATCGTCCGTCATGAAAGATCGTCAATGTCAGGAAGTGCTCGGTCAGCCGCGCATTGCTCTCGTCGACATTGCCAAGGAGTCCCCATGCGTCGGTTCCGTTCGCAAGCCGGATCCGCGTCCCCACGACCTTCCCGGCCAGGCGCGCGACCGGCAGACGTCTCACCGGGCGGACGAGGGTTTCGTCGCCTCCGTCGATATTGGCGTATTGCCATACCGCGTGCGCCTCTAGATCGCGAACTTCGATTGATTCTATCGGTTTCAGGGTCTTCATCATGGAGCCGGAAATCCATTGCGGACCATCGAGTCGTGGAGGCGAGTCCCATACTTCGCGTCGAACGCCTTTGTATAGGCCGCTAGATCACGAGCGAGCTGCTGCTTTGCTTGTGGGCTCAGGTTGTCGTAGTACGCTGCCCCGCGCTGGCGCGGCAGAATCTTGTTCATACCGCTGTGGTAGGACTTGTGCAGTGGTTCCGGTAAGCTGGCAAGATCCTGTTTGGCCGGCCCCCCCAAGTACTTGGGCCAGGGGTGATGGCCGTGTGTCGCACCAGGGGCGACGGTGGGCGTCTTCGGCGGCTTCGTCGTCGTCTTGACCGTCGTCTTCGGCGCGGGCCGTGGCGCGCCAGCTCCCCCACCGCTGCCGCTCCCTGTTGACAACGACTGCCCATTGTGCGTCCCGGCGGGCTTTTTCCCGCCATTCGGCTGGAAGTTCTTGTGCCGGGCGTGGCAAGCGCCCGTGAGGCACTCCTGGGCTCGGTCGAGCAGCGCGGTCTCCTCCGGAGTTTGCCTCCAGTCCTCATAGACCCGTACTTCGCCCGGGGGCACCTGACTCGGATCGATGGGCACGGGCGCCTCGACCGGGAGCGGCTCGGCCGCGAGCGGCTCTTCCACGCGCCGGAAGCTCGGCTGCCTCAATCGCTCGGATGTATGGACGAGCGTCCTCGTGCAGGTACGCGCGCCCGTGCCGCCACGCCTTCGCGCCTGGCCCGGCTCCGGGCACCGCGCGGGCAACTCCGCGATCGGTTTCGGCCGCGACGTCGGCGGCTCGGCCCTCTGGGTCTCGTCCTTCTTCTCTGCGCCCTCCTTCTCCTTTGCCGCGCGCTTCTCCGGCGGGGGCGGCGGCGGCTTGTCGCAGGGGAGATGCTGGAACGCAATTCCTAATAACTTCCGGCTCTCGGACGGCGCGTGGGGATCAAGAAAAAAGACAGCCTTGGCCTCGCGGCCCTGCAAAAGCTCGTCGAGCGACAGAAGCGTCGTTCGAGGCGTCCCGTCCCCCACGTCGTATCAATAACGCGCATTCGGGTCGACGTGAGGATGGCGCCGGCATATGCGAAACAACCTTATTCCGTTCGGCGTCGTCTGCGCCCACGCCTGCGTGTGCGCGCCTGTCGCGGCGCACCCGAGGAGCCATGCCGAAACGCAAAAAGCGACGAGCATGAGGAGCCCAAGACGAACAAAGCGGTTCGACAACCAGGCCATGGAAGGACCTTCCGTTCCCGCAGGCCACATCAAGCCGCCCCCGCGGCGTTATGCGCGGGCCTGCGTTGTTCCTGACGATCCTTGTGCACGGCGAAGGCAGAGCCGCGCAAGCGCATTCGCAGGCTGGCGGGACACACAATGTCCGTGCGCGACCGTTGCCGACGAGCCCGGCGCCTTCGAGGATGCTCGAAATGAAATGCCGACCAGCAACCGGAGGTGGATCCACCTCCGCCAGGAGGTCGATCCACCTCCGCCAGGAGGTCGCCCCCCTCCGCTCGGCGGCCGGCCGGCTCCCCGAGGAGGTCCTCCTCCTCCGCCTTGAGGTCGGCTAGCTCCGCCCGGAAGTCATCTTCCTCCGCCAGGAGGTCGTCCCCCTCCGCCGGGAGATGCAGCACCTCCGATGTGCGGCCGTTCACCTCTGGCAGGAGCCCCCGCATCCCCTTCCGGACGTCCGGAGCCTCCGGGAAGAGGTCGTCGAACGCCAAGGAGGGGTCCTCCACCGCCGAGGAGACATCCTCGATCTCCGGAAAGAGGTTTGCTACCTCCGGGGCTCTGGGCCCCCTCTCAGGTCAGAGGTCCGTTCCGGCCTCGTCCCCGTCGCCTTTGCGCAGCTCCTGCGGGGTGCGGCCTGTCCAGCGGCGGAAGGCGCGAGGCGAGCGCCGAAGCGAGCAAGAGCGCTCTGTCCAAGGGCCACGGCGGCGAGGGATCGGAAGCGTAGAGGAGCTGCCGCTGCCGCTGCCGCTGCTGCTGCCGCTGCCGCTGCCGCTGCTGCTGCCGCTGCTGCCGCTGCTGCTGCTGCCGCTGCTGCTGCCGCTGCCGCGGCGGCACTTCGGGCCTGGATCTCCCCTCGTCGTCAGGCACCCATTGCCCTCGGAAAGGGCGAAAGGCGAGTCAGAGCGCGGGTCTCAATCCCCGACGACCCGCCGCCGGACCAGGAACCCGGCACCCACGACGAAATGCATCAGCACGAACGCGCCAATCCCCGCGGCGACCCCCGCGAGCAGCTCCTTGGAAGGCAGCTCCTGCCGCACGATCACGAACCCGAGGGCCGTGAACGCGAGCCCCCCGAGGCCAGAGATCCAGGGGACACGCGCCGGCGCCTCGCTGTACGGGCCGCTGCCGACGAGGTCGAGCCCGTCCCGCTCGCCAAGGGCCCGCGCGAAGCGGAGCGAGGCGACGTCGAGCCGCACGCGCCCCGCAACCTTCCGCAGCCGCGCGGACGGCTCGTGACCGTCGCAATGGGGGATGTCGAGCGAGACGCCCGTCTTCGCATCCGCGTACGCCCGCGTCCGCGTGGCAGGCGCGCCGCAGGTGCAGCAGATCGCCGGCAGCTCGCCCGGCGAGCCTCGCAGGACGACGCCGAACGAAGGCGCGTCGGCCGCCCGATCCGGCGGCGTGAGCACGAGGTCGCCTCGCTCGACCTCGACGAACCGCTTGCAATGGGCGCACTGGTGCCCAACGCAATCGAGCTTCGACAAACCCAGGACGAGCTCGCCGCACCCCGGGCACGCGGCGGCATACGAATACATGAACGCGGCGACGATCAAGAAGACGACGCCGAGGGCGAGCAGCACGGCGACGATCCAGGTGATCCACGAGGGAAAGAGGATCACGGGCAAAAAGGCGATCCCGAGGCGCGCGGCGGCCCAGGCGAGATCGTACGAAAGGCCCGCGGGGGAGCGTCGCAGCGTCATTCAGGCAGCGGGATGAACTCGACGTCGTCGCCCGGGATCTTCGGGAAACGTTGCTCGCGCCAGTCCGTCTTCGCGCGGTCGAGGCGCTCCTTCGAGCTCGAAACGAAGTTCCAGAAGATGTGCCGCTCGCCGTCGATGCGCGCGCCGCCGACGAGCATGACGTTCGACGCTTCGAGCGCCTGGAGGCTCACCGACGCGCCCGGACGTAGCACGAACATCGAGCCCTCCGTGAACGTCTTGCCGCTGCACGCGACGCTGCCGTCGACCACGTAGACGGCGCGCTCCTCGTGCTCCTCATCCACGGGCAAACTCGCGCCGGCTTCGAGCCGCGCGTGGGTGTAGAGCGTCGGCGAGAGGACGCCCGTCGGCGCCTTCGCGCCGTACGCGGTCCCCGCGATGACGTGCAACACCGCGCCGGGGCGGTTCACGATCGGGATCGTGCTCTTCGGGTGATGCTCGAAGCGCGGCTCGATCTCCTCGTCCTTCTGCGGCAGCGCGACCCATGTCTGGATCCCGTGCATTCGTCCGCCGCTCGCCTTCACCTCGGGCGCCGTGCGCTCCGAGTGCACCACGCCGCGCCCCGCCACCATCCAGTTCACGTCGCCCGGCCGGATCGTCTGCTCGGAGCCGAGGCTGTCGCGGTGCACGAACGCCCCTTCGAGCAGGTACGTGATCGTCGCCAGCGCGATGTGCGGATGAGGCCTCACGCTGAGCCCTTCGCCCGGCGGAAATGCCACGGGGCCCATGTGATCGAAAAAGATGAACGGCCCCACGAGCCGCCGCATCATCGACGGCAGGACCCGCCGCACGACGAAGCCCCCGAGGTCCCGCGGGCGCCCTTCGATCACGAGATCGATCCCGCCGTCTCCACCCTTGCACTCCGGATCCGCGTCGAGATGGCGGCTCATCAGGTTCTCCTCGGTACGTGTTCCACGGCGGCAGCATACCTCGACGAACCTTCGCTGCGATAGTCGCCTGTCTTCGCCTCGCCGTCGTGGCCAGCCTCCCGCGCCTCCTGCGGCAGCGGCAAGGTGACCGTGAACGTCGCCCCGTGATCGCTGCCCGCGCTCTCGGCCTTCACCGTGCCCCCGTGCATCTCCACGAGGTGGCGTACGATGGCGAGCCCGAGCCCGAGCCCGCCCTGCGGCCTCGACGCCGAGCTGTCGGCCTGCCGGAAACGATCAAACACGTACGGGAGAAACCCGGCGCTGATGCCCTTTCCGGTGTCCCGCACGGTCAGGTGGACGAGGCCCTCGTCCCGCATGATCTCCACCTCGACGCGCCCGCCGCGTGGCGTGAATTTGATGGCGTTCGCGAGCAGGTTCCAGAGGATCTGCCGCAGCCGATCGGGGTCCCCGAAGACCGGAATGGACGGGCGCTCGGGCGTGACGTGGAGCTGGATGCCCTTCGCCTGCGCGGCGGGGCGAACCACGTCGAGCACCGCCTGCACGACGTCCCCGAGATCCATGCGCCGCTGCGCGAGCCCGAGCTTGCCCGTGATGATGTGCGAGACGTCGAGCAGATCGTCGATGATCCGGATCTGCGCCCGGACGTTCCTGTCGATGGCGCCGAGCGCGCGCAGGCGCGTCTCCGTGTCGCACTCGCGCGTCGCGAGGACCTGCGTCCAGCCCCTGATCGCGGTGATCGGCGTACGCAGCTCGTGCGAGACCAGGCTCAAGAACTCGTCCTTCAGCCGGTTCGCCTCCTCGGCTTGCCGGCGCGCCTCTTCGGCCTGCGCGCGCGCCTCCTCGGCCTGCCTGTGCGCCTCTTCGGCTTGCCGCCGCGCGCCTTCGGAGGCCTTGTAGAGCCGGGCGTTGTCGATCGCGACGGCGGCCTGCCCGGCGATGCCGACGACGACCCGCTCGTCCCGCTCCGTGAATACGCGCGGCTCGGCGTGCCCGAAGAGCAGGGCGCCGAGCACCTTCCCGCAGCGCGACACCACCGGGACCACGAGGCAACTGCGGACCGGCAGCGGTCCCTTCGGCATCCCGTGGTGCGGCGGGGGGTTCCCGTAACGGGCATCCACGTGAAGGTCATCGACACGCACCACGCGCTCGCCCTTCAGCATGGGCGTGAACAGCACGGGGAAGCGGGGAAGGGGGATGCGCTCGAACCGTTCGCGCGGGATGCCGGCGAGCGCGTAGAGCGTCAGGGGCTCTCCGGTCTGCCTGGCATAAAAGAAGGCGCCGAACTGCGCATCGGTCAGCGCGGTCGCCTCGTCCGTCAGTTTTTCCACGAGCTTGTCGAGATCGAGCTCGGCCGCGAGCGCGGCGCCGATGCGCTGGAGCGTCTCGTTGATCCGGATCTCCTCGTGCAGGTTCCGCTCGGCGCGCCGCTTCCTGCTATCGGAAAAGTACGCGTCCAGGATCACCCCCGCGAGGCTCCTCGCGAGGTCGTGCAGCGGTCGCACCCGCCGGTCCGGCGGGCACAGGGTCCTCCCCATGGACGTGCCTTCCCCGTCTCCAAGCTTGCCGATCGCTCGGTTCCATTCCCTCGGACGCGGCGCCCGAGTCACGAACCTAATGCGATTCCTGGCGAACGCACATGGCCCCCGCCGTGCGTCCGGCGAACACGCGGACGGGGCGGGGGCAGGGCTGGGGGCAGGGCTGGGGGCAGGGACGGGGCAGGGGAGCTCAGGGGATGTGCTCGGCGCGCTCGGTCTCGATCTGCGTCTTGTCCGGCTGCCGTACGACGAACCCGAACTTGAACCAGTTGTCGACCATGTCCTCGTGCTGGACCTTTTTCTTGCCGGACTTGAACTTCTTGGTCGGCCGGGCCCAGTCCTCGCGCGTCGTGGATCCGGGCGCCGTGAGGACGTGGTCCGGCCGCACGGACGGCCACCATCCCTTCGCGCCCTCGGCGGCGCAGTCCGTGAAATCGGCGTGCCACGGGAGCGCCATCTGCCGCGAGAAATGCCCCGGGCCGATGGGCGCCTCCTCGCCCCAGTAAGCGCTCATCGCCTGGTGGTCGATCCGGAAGGGCTCGATGAAGATCGAGGCATTGCGAATTTGCCAGCCCACCTCGATCCCTGGGAAAAACGCGCCGCCCGAGGCGCATTCGAGCTGGGCGCGATCGAGCCCGTGCGCCGTGATCCCCTCCGGCGCGACCGCGACGGGACCCGGGACGAACTGCCCGTTCGCCCAGTTGCGCAGGAGCCCGAACTGCGTCCGCGTGACCGTCAGCCATTTCTCGTACTTGGGCGCGTCGCTGTTGTAGGGGTCGTCGCCGAGCAAGATCGGCATCGTCCCTTTGCCTTTGGCGTTCGGCGCCCCGTTCGGCTCGCGCATGGCCCCGAAGAAGCCTTTTCGCATGGCGGCGTATTGCGGATCGGGATCCCCCACGTTCGGGCCGAAGAGGGGCGCGTGCGACGTATCGCCCGCCGACTCGATGACCCAGCGATAGCCGCCGCCGCGCGCGAACAGCGGCCGGACCTCGGTGGTGAAATCGGGCAAGAAGTTGGGGAACTCCACGGGCCCGTCGGGCTGGAAATCGGACGCGAGTTGCCGCAGCCGGGCGAGCGGCCCGCCCGGATCGTAGAGCGCGTTGTCGAGCGGGATGGGCAGCTCGCGCACGGCCATGTCGTAGAGCAGGTCGTAGAGCGTGACCGCGCTCGTGACGTTCGGCGCGAAATCGGGCGGGGCGACGAGCACCCACGCGCCGCCGGCCGCGTCGACGGGGACCTCCCGGATGGTGCCATTGCTGTCCTGAATCGTGACCACGGCCGTCACCGGGCCGTCGGAGATATCGTCGAACCAGCCGTCGTTGTTCGCGTACGAGGGCATCAGCGGGGGCTCGGCGGTGTTGTAGCGGGCGCGGCCCCTGCCGCCGATCACGATGAGCCGCCCCTCGTCGTCGGTGCGGAGCTGGCCGAGGTATTTGATGACGGGCTCGCCGTTCACGTCGAGCGGGCACGACTCCTGGCTGGGATCGCCGCTCGTCCCCGTGCGGAACCGGACGGGGCCCGCGGCGGCGCCGTTGATCGAGCGCGGGCCGAAATCGATCTCGAGCGAGCGCCGATCCTCGACCGACGCATTCCGCAGCGGCCCGGGCGGACCTTTCTCGCCGGCCATCCCGTAGAACTTGTGGAACGACGCCTTCTTGTTGGCGAGGTGCGCGGTCCAGGTGATATCGAGGATGCCGGGCGTGCTGAGGTTGACCTCCTGGATCAGCGTCAACACGCCGTTGATCCAGCGATACTCGAAGATGCGGAACCGAACGGCCTGGGGTTTGATCTTGCCGTCGACCTTGTAGTTCGGCACGGCGGTGCCGGGCGCGTCGCCGAGCGGCGGCTGGCCGGGGATCTCGGGGCCGATGAAGAAGGTGTCCGGCGGGGCGTTGCCGACCCGGGCGATCCCGATGGCCGGGTGAATCCGGTAGACCGGCACGTCGTCGCCGCCGACGAGGGCGAGGGCGTCCCGCCCGAAGAGCGTGGCGGCCGCGGCGATGCCGCCGGCGAGGAAGTTGCGGCGGCTCGTCGGACCCGCGGCGAGCGCGGCCTCGTCGGGGGGGACGAGGGGAGCGAGGGCGCCTTCGGTCGGCGCGGTGTTTGGAGGCTGGTCCAGGAGCGAGGGAGATTCGAGGACTGGGGCGACCATTCTTTGCACGCTACCGGATTGTCCAGGTTCGCGTCAATCCCGGAGCGCCGGGAGGACCCACCTTGCCGGGGCGTTACCGTCTGCCCTTCACGTTTCCTTTGACGTTGTGTGTCAGGTCCCAGCCGAGCCACGCGTCCTCGAACGCGGCGTCGACGAACCATTGACGGTTCGCGCCGGGCGTATCGTCCTCGACCACGACCCAGTCGTGATCCCGCAGCCCCGGCAGCGGCACGACCTTCTCGAACACCTCGGCGCGGTCGCTGTGCACCACGTACGCCCGCGCCGGGAGTTTCGAGCGCGCCGCGGCCATGTCGAAGATCCGCGCGAAGAGGTGCGCGTACTCGACGCAGTTGCCCTCGCGCGGTTCCGCCCCGAACGAGAGCCGCGTCGGGTGCCCGAGCCCGAAATGCAGCCGCGCGCCGGTCAAACGGAGCGAGAGCTCGATCGCGTCCTCGACCGTGGCGAGCCGCGCCTCGCGCAGCTTGAATTCGATCGCGGCTTCGAGCGATTTGTCGAGCGTCGCCGACGACGCGCGTGTCGTGTGCGGACCCGCGAGCCCCACGTTCGCCCGGGTGAGCGCGATTGTGAAGAGCGTGAGCCCGACGATCGCGAGCAGGGCGAGCGCGAACATGCGCGCCTTTTTTTTCATTCCGCGGCCGCGGGCTTCGCCTCGTCCGCCCTGGAGAGCGAGGCGAGCAGTCGATCCCCGGTGGTCGTGATGGCGTCCGCGAGGTGCCGCGCGCGGATCTCGGCGCGTTCGAGGTGCCGTTCGAGGACCTCCCGTCGATCGGGGTGCTTCTCGGCTTGCTTGAACAAAAGCTCCCCGATGGCCTCGTCGGCGAGCAGGCGCGTGAGCCGCTCGGCGTGCAGCATCGCATAGGAAAAGTCGCGCTTCGGATCCCAGCTCCCGAGGAGCTTCGTCGACCACGACCCGACGGGCGAGCGCAGCGCGTCGCCGAGCTTGTCGCCCGCCGTCCGCACGACGAGGTGCTGCTGCGCCGCGTGCGAGAGCACCTGCACGCGCGCGAGCTTGCGCTCCAGCGGATCACGCGCCGACACGCTCCGCACGCGCGCCTCGGCGCCCCGGCGCAGGAAGGCGGCCGGGCGCTTCAGGATGCCGGCGAGCGCGTCCTTCATGGCCATGAGCGACTGGATCTGGCTCGTACCCTCGTAGATGGGCATCACGGTCGCGTCCCGCAAAAGCTTCTCCGCGCCATAGTCCTTCGTATACCCCACGCCGCCGTGAATCTGCACCGCGCGCCGCGCCATCTCCACGGACTTCTCCGCGCCGAGGTATTTTACGAGCGGTGTCACCCGCCGCGCCTCGCGCTTGTGCCGTGCGATTTCGCGTCCCAGCCGGGCGCGCTCGATCTCCGAGAGCTGGCCGAACTGGAGGCGCAGCGATTTCTTTTGCGCGAGCTCCTCGTGCACGCCGCCGTGCATCGCGAGCGCGCGAATGCCCTGGATGTCCGTGCGCATCTCGTCGAGATAGTCGGCGATCATCTCGTGCCGCTCGATGGGTTTGCCCATGGAGTGCCGCTCGGCCGCATAGCCGCGCGCGATCGCGAGCGCCGCCTCGCAGAGGCCCAGGGTCTCGAACCCCACGCCGATGCGGGCGTTGTTCATCATCGTCAGCATGTATTGAAACCCCTCGCCGCGCTTGCCGACGAGGTGCGCGGGGGCGCGATCGAACGAGAGCGCCGCGGTCACGGACGCGTGATGGCCGAGCTTCTCCTCGACGCGATCGAGCGTCACGATCCGCTTCCGCGTGCCGTCCGGGAGGTCCTCGTACGTCGGGACGAGGAACATGGAGAGGCCCCCGAGGCCCGCGAACGGGTCGGCTTCGTCCTGCGGCTCCTCGGTCCGCGCGATGACGAAATGGTATTTCCCGTGGCCCGACGTGATGAAGATTTTTTGCCCTGTGACGAACCAGTTTCCTTCGGCGTCCTGCTCGGCGCGCGTGCGGAGCCGCGCCATGTCGCTGCCGGCGTCGGGCTCGGTGATATCCATGCAGCCCCAGGCCTCGCCGCGGACGATCTCGTCGATGTACGAGCGGAAGCGCGTCCGGAGGATCCGGCCCGTCTCCGGATCGATCTCGCTCGTGCCCTCGCGCATCGAGAACATCAGCATCGCCAGCGCGATGCCGCCGTGGAAGCCGTGGTGCGCCATCACCGAGACGTCGGCGCGGCCGAGGACCTCGGTGCCGATGAAATAAAGCATCGCCGGCGCGTTCGTCCCACCGAGCTCGCGCGGCAGGCACAGGCCGTGGAGCTCCATGCTGCGGATCTTCTCGAAGATCGACGCGAGCCGCGGCGGGAACGAGGCCTCGCCGTCCTGGAAGATCACGCCCTCCCGGTCGAGCTCTGCGGCGTGCGGCGCGATCTCCTCGGCGGCGAAGGTGCCGATCATGTCGAGGATGTCGCGGTAGAGGTCGAGGGCCTCGCCGAGGTTCTGCGGACCACCTTCGCTCCGGAAGTCGTGCTCGGTGGCGCGCGCGATGGGCTCCCAGTCGATCCAGCGCTCGACGTAGAAGCGGAGGTCCTCGTTGTCTCGGAAGAAGTTCGCCATCGCCCTTGCACCCTTCGCCCGGCGCCTCGTCCGGGTGGCCGGAGGATACACGGGCGTTGGTCTCCGTGGGCTCTTTACGTTCGGCCCGTCTCCGGTGTCTCATGGGGGCTCGAGAACGGAGCACCTCATGACGAACAGACGATTGCGAGCGGGTGTGGTCCTCATTCCGATCCTGCTTTGGGCCTGCGGCGGCGGCTCGGCGACGCCGGGCGGCGAAGGCGGAGCGGGCGGGAGCGGCGGCGGGAACGGCGGCATGGGCGGCGGCCCGGACTTGCCGTGCGACGTGGCCGAGATCGTGGCCGAGAATTGCCAGATCTGCCACGGGGCCCCGCCCAAATACGGGGCGCCGATGGCCCTCGTGACGGCGGCCGATTTCCACATGGGAGCGCAGAGTGATCCTTCGAAAAAGGTCCACGAGCTCGTGGGCACACGCATCCACGACGCGGCCCGGCCCATGCCGCCGAAGGGCCTGCTCGATCCGGCCTCGCAGGGCGTGCTTGATGCGTGGATCGCGGCCGGGGCGCCCGGGGCCTCGGGCGAGTCGTGCTCGGGCACGGGCGGCGCGGGGGGAGGCGGCGGCTCGGACCCCGCGTGCACGCCCGATGTCTTGCTCCGGCCGAAGACCGCGTGGACCCTGCCGAAGCTCACGGAAGACGCGTACGTGTGTTTCGGCGCCGATGCCGTCGTGCAATCGAAGCGGCACATCACCGCGATCGCGCCGGCCGTCGACAACGACGTCATCGTTCATCACATGCTCTTGTACGAGGTGCCGACGGCGTACGGCACGACGCCGAAGCCGTGCGGCGCGGGCGATTCGGGGGGCGGGCGCCTCGTGAGCGTGTGGGCACCTGGCGCGCAGGCGCTCGTCTTGCCGGCCGCGGCGGGCCTGCCGATCGAGGGCACGGGCCATTACATGATCCAGATGCACTACTCGAACCTGATGCATCTCGACGGCCAGACGGATCAGAGCGGGTTCGACCTGTGCACGACGACGGACTTGCGCCCGAACGACGCGGACATCCTCGCGTTCGGCACGACGCAGATCAACATCCCGGCGCACAACACCCTCGACCTGAGCTGCAACCTCACGGTCCCGGCGGGCTTCCCGAAGCTCAACACGTTCGCGATCGGCCCGCACATGCACAAACTCGGCACGATCATCTCGGCCCAGCACAAGAAGGGCAGCGGTGGCGCCGTCGAGCTGACGCACCGCGAGCCGTGGAGCTTCGACGACCAATATTGGGACATGACGAGCACGACCATCAATCCCGGCGACACCATCACCACGCGCTGCGTCTGGCAAAACCCGAGCAATTCGAACGTGACCTTCGGCGAGGACACGTCGAGCGAGATGTGCTTCGTCTTCGCCGCGTATTACCCGCGTGTCCAGGTCCCGAACTGGCACTGGGGACTGCCGGCGGTCAGCTCGGAATGCCAGGCCGCGCCCTGAGAAAGAAGGAACCTCGATGAACCTCGGTCACCCACGTTCGGCCTGGGCGCTGCTCGTCCCGCTCGCGGCCACCCTCCTCGCCTGCAGCGGAAGCGGCAGCGGCAGCGGCGGCGGCAGCGGCGGCGGCGGCAGCGGCGGCGGCGGCAGCGGCGGTAGCGGCGGCGACTCCGCGCGTTGCGTGGTGGAGACGCCCTCCGATCCGGGCATCGTCGCCACGGACAGCGGCCTCGTCCGCGGCACCATGGAAGGCGCGAGCTGGGTTTACCGGGGCATTCCTTA
Protein-coding sequences here:
- a CDS encoding pirin family protein: MSRHLDADPECKGGDGGIDLVIEGRPRDLGGFVVRRVLPSMMRRLVGPFIFFDHMGPVAFPPGEGLSVRPHPHIALATITYLLEGAFVHRDSLGSEQTIRPGDVNWMVAGRGVVHSERTAPEVKASGGRMHGIQTWVALPQKDEEIEPRFEHHPKSTIPIVNRPGAVLHVIAGTAYGAKAPTGVLSPTLYTHARLEAGASLPVDEEHEERAVYVVDGSVACSGKTFTEGSMFVLRPGASVSLQALEASNVMLVGGARIDGERHIFWNFVSSSKERLDRAKTDWREQRFPKIPGDDVEFIPLPE
- a CDS encoding sensor histidine kinase — encoded protein: MGRTLCPPDRRVRPLHDLARSLAGVILDAYFSDSRKRRAERNLHEEIRINETLQRIGAALAAELDLDKLVEKLTDEATALTDAQFGAFFYARQTGEPLTLYALAGIPRERFERIPLPRFPVLFTPMLKGERVVRVDDLHVDARYGNPPPHHGMPKGPLPVRSCLVVPVVSRCGKVLGALLFGHAEPRVFTERDERVVVGIAGQAAVAIDNARLYKASEGARRQAEEAHRQAEEARAQAEEARRQAEEANRLKDEFLSLVSHELRTPITAIRGWTQVLATRECDTETRLRALGAIDRNVRAQIRIIDDLLDVSHIITGKLGLAQRRMDLGDVVQAVLDVVRPAAQAKGIQLHVTPERPSIPVFGDPDRLRQILWNLLANAIKFTPRGGRVEVEIMRDEGLVHLTVRDTGKGISAGFLPYVFDRFRQADSSASRPQGGLGLGLAIVRHLVEMHGGTVKAESAGSDHGATFTVTLPLPQEAREAGHDGEAKTGDYRSEGSSRYAAAVEHVPRRT
- a CDS encoding LodA/GoxA family CTQ-dependent oxidase, with the translated sequence MVAPVLESPSLLDQPPNTAPTEGALAPLVPPDEAALAAGPTSRRNFLAGGIAAAATLFGRDALALVGGDDVPVYRIHPAIGIARVGNAPPDTFFIGPEIPGQPPLGDAPGTAVPNYKVDGKIKPQAVRFRIFEYRWINGVLTLIQEVNLSTPGILDITWTAHLANKKASFHKFYGMAGEKGPPGPLRNASVEDRRSLEIDFGPRSINGAAAGPVRFRTGTSGDPSQESCPLDVNGEPVIKYLGQLRTDDEGRLIVIGGRGRARYNTAEPPLMPSYANNDGWFDDISDGPVTAVVTIQDSNGTIREVPVDAAGGAWVLVAPPDFAPNVTSAVTLYDLLYDMAVRELPIPLDNALYDPGGPLARLRQLASDFQPDGPVEFPNFLPDFTTEVRPLFARGGGYRWVIESAGDTSHAPLFGPNVGDPDPQYAAMRKGFFGAMREPNGAPNAKGKGTMPILLGDDPYNSDAPKYEKWLTVTRTQFGLLRNWANGQFVPGPVAVAPEGITAHGLDRAQLECASGGAFFPGIEVGWQIRNASIFIEPFRIDHQAMSAYWGEEAPIGPGHFSRQMALPWHADFTDCAAEGAKGWWPSVRPDHVLTAPGSTTREDWARPTKKFKSGKKKVQHEDMVDNWFKFGFVVRQPDKTQIETERAEHIP
- a CDS encoding acyl-CoA dehydrogenase family protein is translated as MANFFRDNEDLRFYVERWIDWEPIARATEHDFRSEGGPQNLGEALDLYRDILDMIGTFAAEEIAPHAAELDREGVIFQDGEASFPPRLASIFEKIRSMELHGLCLPRELGGTNAPAMLYFIGTEVLGRADVSVMAHHGFHGGIALAMLMFSMREGTSEIDPETGRILRTRFRSYIDEIVRGEAWGCMDITEPDAGSDMARLRTRAEQDAEGNWFVTGQKIFITSGHGKYHFVIARTEEPQDEADPFAGLGGLSMFLVPTYEDLPDGTRKRIVTLDRVEEKLGHHASVTAALSFDRAPAHLVGKRGEGFQYMLTMMNNARIGVGFETLGLCEAALAIARGYAAERHSMGKPIERHEMIADYLDEMRTDIQGIRALAMHGGVHEELAQKKSLRLQFGQLSEIERARLGREIARHKREARRVTPLVKYLGAEKSVEMARRAVQIHGGVGYTKDYGAEKLLRDATVMPIYEGTSQIQSLMAMKDALAGILKRPAAFLRRGAEARVRSVSARDPLERKLARVQVLSHAAQQHLVVRTAGDKLGDALRSPVGSWSTKLLGSWDPKRDFSYAMLHAERLTRLLADEAIGELLFKQAEKHPDRREVLERHLERAEIRARHLADAITTTGDRLLASLSRADEAKPAAAE